From a single Lactococcus allomyrinae genomic region:
- a CDS encoding DUF1700 domain-containing protein — MNNYLNEVQKHLTGIPQKESIELLEYYEEYFLDANLTLEQVSAKYGTPKKFAQALKMTYFLEQDAENSTSVQPQNTKHRLQLVWLIVLGLFASPLLLPVALSLFLVLFACCIVLIALLFSYYIAVIALILSGFFTLISAFGILAQSLVTFIFFTGIAFVAIGLGFIFAPLTLKLTHVLFNLFMKLIKWIGYKLTRKSNIKMRGAI, encoded by the coding sequence ATGAATAACTATCTTAATGAGGTTCAAAAGCACCTTACGGGTATTCCTCAAAAAGAATCTATTGAACTTTTGGAGTACTATGAAGAATATTTTCTTGATGCAAACCTCACTTTAGAACAAGTCTCAGCAAAATATGGAACACCAAAGAAATTCGCTCAAGCACTTAAAATGACCTATTTCCTAGAACAGGATGCTGAAAATAGTACATCTGTTCAGCCTCAAAACACCAAACATAGATTGCAATTGGTTTGGTTGATTGTTCTCGGACTCTTCGCTTCACCGCTGTTGCTTCCTGTCGCTTTAAGTCTTTTTCTTGTTTTATTCGCTTGCTGCATTGTGCTTATCGCCTTATTATTCTCTTACTATATTGCAGTAATTGCCCTGATTTTAAGTGGATTTTTTACTCTGATTTCTGCCTTTGGAATTCTCGCACAAAGTTTGGTAACTTTCATCTTCTTCACAGGGATTGCTTTTGTTGCTATCGGTCTTGGATTTATTTTTGCTCCATTGACACTCAAACTTACCCATGTTTTGTTTAATTTATTCATGAAACTTATCAAATGGATTGGGTACAAATTAACAAGAAAATCGAATATTAAGATGAGGGGAGCAATTTGA
- a CDS encoding PadR family transcriptional regulator — protein sequence MEIQIPSLLLDGTVLALLNQEDLYGYIITKNVQERLPISESTMYPVLRRLRKNELLETYDIPFEGRMRRYYRITSDGKDELKKITEDWKNFRQIIDEMLGEKDE from the coding sequence ATGGAAATTCAAATCCCAAGTCTTTTACTTGACGGCACCGTTTTAGCCTTACTTAATCAAGAAGACCTTTATGGTTACATTATCACTAAAAATGTCCAAGAACGGCTTCCTATAAGCGAATCAACAATGTATCCTGTACTCCGCCGTCTCAGGAAAAATGAATTACTTGAAACCTATGATATCCCTTTTGAAGGAAGAATGAGACGTTATTACAGAATCACTTCCGATGGAAAAGATGAACTCAAAAAAATTACAGAAGATTGGAAGAACTTTCGACAAATTATTGATGAAATGTTAGGAGAAAAAGATGAATAA
- a CDS encoding helix-turn-helix domain-containing protein: MGNLEKQKEINERIKAIKKVIQRYRIPILKLSEKIDYPGTIVADVLFFRKKAGDDFLEKVEKALEGIVRENRSLNTMAKQHDREERTKNSFEDLGFLDSKVPVKFGVKIRRIRYTLKYSKEEFGEKLSPSLSVYTIDEMENNQFVPSLSYLIQIADMGNVTLDWLLRD, from the coding sequence ATGGGCAATCTGGAAAAACAAAAAGAAATCAATGAACGAATAAAAGCGATTAAGAAAGTCATCCAGCGTTATAGAATTCCAATTTTAAAGCTTTCAGAAAAAATAGATTATCCAGGAACGATAGTGGCTGACGTTTTGTTTTTTAGAAAAAAAGCTGGGGATGATTTTTTGGAAAAAGTTGAAAAAGCATTGGAGGGGATTGTTAGAGAAAACAGAAGCTTGAATACGATGGCAAAGCAACATGATAGAGAAGAAAGAACTAAGAATTCATTTGAAGACTTAGGATTTTTAGACTCAAAAGTTCCAGTAAAGTTTGGCGTAAAAATAAGACGTATTCGCTATACTTTGAAATACTCAAAAGAAGAATTTGGTGAAAAACTTTCTCCAAGTCTATCAGTTTATACTATTGATGAAATGGAAAACAATCAATTTGTTCCATCACTAAGTTATCTTATCCAAATTGCAGATATGGGAAATGTGACATTAGACTGGCTCTTAAGGGATTAA
- a CDS encoding DUF4097 family beta strand repeat-containing protein gives MKFKNLMIAGAVLLVLGCALGLIGFGMGASRSIVWKNGHPQLSKMVVTHQALNSSVENLKINASDVNVSFREGSEFKVESHLLERNTVITSQGKSAVIQTKSTSSEGSTLFRAPTLSFGSAQKETLIITLPDKNQIKSLQLQLSDTTITLEHFSLKNFSGQFRDTKLTARHLSVASPAALNFSDSHLEISDSQFSTLTSKGRDSQLVLTDLQTDIFNVSANDSAFDTSALTVKRAGTWTLNDSRLTLNYPKVAGLMIDGQDSSLHVNHQRQSFPFTDGNLNQSLKISVSDSQINLNH, from the coding sequence ATGAAATTTAAAAATCTTATGATAGCTGGTGCTGTACTTTTGGTTTTAGGTTGTGCACTCGGACTTATCGGATTCGGGATGGGAGCGTCTAGAAGTATTGTCTGGAAAAATGGTCATCCACAACTTAGTAAGATGGTAGTCACTCATCAAGCTCTCAATTCTTCTGTAGAAAATCTTAAAATTAATGCATCAGATGTCAATGTGTCATTTAGAGAAGGTTCTGAATTTAAAGTTGAGTCACACCTTCTTGAACGTAATACAGTGATTACTTCTCAAGGAAAAAGTGCGGTCATTCAGACAAAATCAACTAGCTCTGAAGGTTCAACTTTATTTAGGGCTCCAACTTTGTCTTTTGGTTCTGCTCAGAAAGAAACGTTAATCATCACACTTCCCGACAAAAATCAGATTAAATCTTTACAATTACAACTTTCTGATACAACAATAACACTAGAACATTTTTCTTTGAAAAATTTTTCAGGTCAGTTTCGTGATACTAAGCTGACTGCTCGTCATTTGTCAGTAGCTTCTCCTGCAGCACTTAACTTCTCAGATAGTCATCTTGAGATTTCAGACAGTCAATTTTCAACCCTTACTTCCAAAGGGAGAGACTCTCAGCTCGTACTGACCGACTTACAGACTGACATCTTTAATGTCAGTGCCAATGATTCTGCTTTTGATACAAGTGCACTTACTGTCAAAAGAGCTGGCACATGGACACTTAATGACAGCAGGCTCACATTAAATTATCCTAAAGTAGCTGGTCTGATGATTGACGGACAAGATAGCAGTCTCCATGTGAATCATCAGCGCCAAAGTTTTCCCTTTACTGATGGTAATTTGAATCAGTCCCTTAAAATTTCTGTCAGTGATAGTCAGATTAATTTGAATCACTAA
- a CDS encoding redox-sensing transcriptional repressor Rex — MTDTKFSKTLPKATAKRLPQYYRLFKNLVEENITRTNSQLISEKIGVDAATIRRDFSLFGELGRRGYGYETQVLRDFFGELLGQDQETHLALIGVGNLGRALLHYHFQERNKMRITQAYDISGNPLVGTQTDDGIPVFNISDLERNVKKSDIKTAILSVRKEDAQEVVDILIKAGIKGILNFAPIRLRVPSDVVVQSIDLTKELQTLLFFMNDNK; from the coding sequence ATGACTGACACTAAATTTAGTAAAACTTTGCCAAAAGCAACCGCAAAACGTCTTCCTCAATACTATCGTTTATTTAAAAATTTGGTTGAAGAAAACATCACACGGACTAATTCGCAGTTGATTTCTGAAAAAATTGGTGTGGATGCTGCAACAATTCGCCGAGACTTCTCTCTTTTCGGTGAACTTGGGCGCCGTGGTTATGGCTATGAAACACAAGTATTACGTGACTTTTTCGGCGAATTACTTGGGCAAGATCAAGAAACACATCTAGCACTGATTGGAGTGGGAAATCTCGGACGAGCATTGCTCCACTACCACTTCCAAGAACGCAATAAAATGAGAATTACTCAGGCCTATGACATTTCTGGAAATCCATTAGTGGGTACACAGACAGATGATGGTATTCCAGTCTTTAATATTTCCGATTTAGAGAGAAATGTAAAAAAATCAGATATCAAAACTGCCATTCTTTCTGTTAGAAAAGAAGACGCTCAGGAAGTCGTTGATATTTTGATTAAAGCTGGTATCAAAGGAATCCTAAATTTCGCTCCTATTCGCCTTCGCGTCCCATCAGATGTTGTCGTTCAATCTATTGATCTCACTAAAGAACTTCAAACTTTGCTTTTCTTCATGAATGACAATAAATAA
- a CDS encoding Spx/MgsR family RNA polymerase-binding regulatory protein, which yields MIKLYLSNSCTSCRKARKWLQSHGIKFREIKLSPNLLSKEDLIKMLSLSENGFEDIISSRSKKYLEVVYDFGNLHLDEAIALIQREPRFLRRPLILDERRLLIGYNKEKIRSFIPTEVRRVALKSRMVLA from the coding sequence ATGATTAAACTTTATCTCAGTAATTCTTGCACATCGTGTAGAAAAGCAAGAAAATGGTTACAAAGTCATGGTATCAAGTTTAGAGAAATTAAATTATCACCAAATTTGCTGAGTAAGGAGGATTTAATCAAGATGTTATCCTTATCAGAAAATGGTTTTGAAGATATTATTTCTAGTCGAAGCAAGAAATACTTGGAAGTTGTTTATGATTTTGGAAATTTGCACTTAGATGAAGCTATCGCTTTAATCCAAAGAGAGCCAAGATTTTTGAGAAGACCACTCATTTTGGATGAAAGACGATTGCTGATAGGCTATAATAAAGAAAAAATTCGTAGCTTTATTCCTACGGAAGTACGTAGAGTTGCCTTGAAATCAAGAATGGTTCTAGCCTGA